One Phenylobacterium hankyongense DNA segment encodes these proteins:
- a CDS encoding peptide MFS transporter has protein sequence MNLIVLIGLVVTLATGLPVLLQLRKNHPRGLVIVFFAEMWERFSYYGMRGILIFYLTQHLLFDDKTANSQYGSYTSLVYLLPLLGGVIADRWLGTRKAVIFGALLLTCGHLTMAYEGQPAQQTLVYAGHSYPVAAEGRMDARKVELMVAGKPYEFGPAKTGGLEIKSLPPGAPLPSVLAEGSYKMQKTQDQTGVNAFYLAISLIIMGVGFLKPNMSTIVGQLYPQGDPRRDSGFTLYYYGINLGSFWAAVLCGLLGQTLGWWAGFGLAGIGMAAGLVVFVLGRKHLLGKGEPPNPELLRRPVAGPISREWLIYGFGLLGVAPVWLLVQHNEIVGAALVVSILVCLLAILSIIAVVCKTWAERQRMMLAVVLIVGAVIFWTLFEQAGTSLNLFAARNVDLMGVQAAQTQSFNPGFILIFAPIFAAAWAWLASKGRDPNPTLKFGLGLVQVGLGFMVVVWGAGMTDSAYREPLFLLGLLYLLHTTGELFLSPVGMSEITKLSMPAVVSFMMAVWFLASSIAQYVGGIIAGLAGTETVGGEVLDPAASLHASLKVFQQLGLWGMGIGVGFIVLSIFVKGWAHGVNDPRNHPMPEPIAPTVDGERQAVSPATLRADRPT, from the coding sequence ATGAACCTCATCGTCCTCATCGGCCTTGTCGTGACGCTGGCCACCGGCCTGCCGGTGCTGCTGCAGCTGCGGAAGAACCACCCGCGTGGGCTGGTCATCGTGTTCTTCGCCGAGATGTGGGAGCGATTCTCCTACTACGGCATGCGCGGGATCCTGATCTTCTACCTGACCCAGCACCTGCTGTTCGACGACAAGACCGCGAACTCCCAGTACGGCTCCTACACCTCGCTGGTCTACCTCCTGCCCCTGCTAGGCGGGGTGATCGCCGACCGCTGGCTCGGCACCCGCAAGGCGGTGATCTTCGGGGCGCTGCTGTTGACCTGCGGCCACCTGACCATGGCCTACGAGGGCCAGCCCGCGCAGCAGACGCTGGTCTATGCGGGCCACAGCTACCCGGTGGCCGCCGAAGGCCGCATGGACGCCCGCAAGGTCGAGCTGATGGTGGCGGGAAAGCCCTATGAGTTCGGTCCGGCCAAGACCGGCGGCCTGGAGATCAAGAGCCTGCCGCCCGGCGCGCCGCTCCCGTCGGTATTGGCGGAGGGCTCCTACAAGATGCAGAAGACCCAGGACCAGACCGGCGTGAACGCCTTCTACCTGGCGATCTCGCTGATCATCATGGGCGTCGGCTTCCTGAAGCCCAACATGTCGACCATCGTCGGCCAGCTCTATCCGCAGGGCGACCCGCGGCGGGATTCCGGCTTCACCCTCTATTACTACGGCATCAACCTGGGCTCGTTCTGGGCGGCCGTGCTCTGCGGCCTGCTGGGCCAGACGCTGGGTTGGTGGGCCGGGTTCGGGCTGGCGGGGATCGGCATGGCGGCCGGCCTGGTGGTCTTCGTGCTCGGCCGCAAGCACCTGCTGGGCAAGGGCGAGCCGCCGAACCCGGAGCTGTTGCGCCGGCCGGTGGCCGGTCCCATCAGCCGCGAGTGGCTGATCTACGGCTTCGGCCTGCTCGGCGTCGCGCCGGTCTGGCTCCTGGTGCAGCACAACGAGATCGTCGGGGCGGCCCTGGTGGTCTCGATCCTGGTCTGCCTGCTGGCGATCCTCTCGATCATCGCGGTGGTCTGCAAGACCTGGGCGGAGCGCCAGCGGATGATGCTGGCGGTGGTGCTGATCGTCGGGGCGGTGATCTTCTGGACCCTGTTCGAGCAGGCCGGCACCTCGCTCAACCTGTTCGCCGCGCGCAACGTCGACCTGATGGGCGTGCAGGCGGCCCAGACCCAGTCGTTCAATCCGGGCTTCATCCTGATCTTCGCCCCGATCTTCGCGGCCGCCTGGGCGTGGCTGGCCAGCAAGGGCCGCGACCCCAACCCGACCCTGAAGTTCGGGCTGGGCCTGGTGCAGGTGGGGCTGGGCTTCATGGTGGTGGTCTGGGGCGCGGGCATGACCGATTCCGCCTACCGCGAGCCGCTGTTCCTGCTGGGCCTGCTCTACCTGCTGCACACCACCGGCGAGCTGTTCCTGTCGCCGGTCGGCATGTCGGAGATCACCAAGCTCTCCATGCCGGCGGTGGTCTCCTTCATGATGGCCGTCTGGTTCCTGGCCTCGTCGATCGCCCAGTACGTCGGCGGCATCATCGCGGGCCTGGCCGGTACGGAGACGGTGGGCGGCGAGGTGCTCGATCCCGCCGCCTCTCTGCACGCCTCGCTGAAGGTGTTCCAGCAGCTCGGCCTCTGGGGCATGGGGATCGGGGTCGGCTTCATCGTGCTCAGCATCTTCGTGAAGGGCTGGGCGCACGGGGTGAACGATCCGCGCAACCACCCGATGCCGGAGCCGATCGCCCCCACCGTCGACGGCGAGCGCCAGGCGGTCAGCCCGGCGACGCTGCGGGCCGACCGGCCGACCTAG